A window of the Bufo gargarizans isolate SCDJY-AF-19 chromosome 1, ASM1485885v1, whole genome shotgun sequence genome harbors these coding sequences:
- the LOC122939923 gene encoding uncharacterized protein LOC122939923: MSTRSLVDLSVTEHTESHPAPKNSDMQEAESMLTEEQAVRFKRVIKPTQKIRENFEATKEEFSDNLNDLWQRTEHYIAALLWYNNDPTKLTTTLNRLTNSYVRYQRLSAKYITFLSDSDFDEASDELSERKNLLEEKDAIVQDAKSKAELRIAHLQEARSHRSTSSKHTKYTLSSSKTSRSGRSALHDKLIEVRAEAEEASVRTSFAKKEAEITKKKAEMEAETEAQLKILQTEREEAATLAKLKVLEQALGQGTDQTVSSQEKRKTQPTALPV, translated from the coding sequence ATGTCCACAAGAAGCTTAGTGGATCTCTCAGTAACTGAACATACAGAAAGTCACCCTGCTCCCAAAAACTCAGATATGCAGGAAGCAGAGTCCATGTTAACTGAAGAACAAGCAGTACGATTTAAACGTGTTATCAAGCCAACACAAAAGATCAGAGAGAACTTTGAGGCGACCAAAGAAGAGTTCAGTGATAATTTAAACGATTTATGGCAGAGAACTGAACACTATATAGCAGCTCTTTTATGGTATAACAATGACCCAACAAAGTTAACCACAACGTTGAATCGCTTAACTAACTCCTACGTCCGCTATCAGCGACTCTCTGCTAAGTACATCACTTTCCTGAGCGACTCTGATTTTGACGAAGCCTCTGACGAGCTGAGTGAGAGAAAGAATCTCCTTGAAGAGAAGGATGCCATAGTACAAGATGCTAAGAGCAAGGCAGAACTCCGCATTGCACACTTACAGGAGGCGAGATCCCATCGATCAACTTCAAGTAAACATACAAAATATACCCTCTCATCTTCCAAAACCTCTCGTTCCGGAAGGTCAGCATTGCATGACAAGCTTATAGAAGTCcgggcagaagcagaggaagcTAGCGTAAGAACTTCCTTTGCTAAGAAGGAGGCGGAGATTACgaagaagaaagcagaaatggaggctgagaCAGAAGCCCAGCTAAAGATCCTCcagacagaaagggaagaagcagCTACCTTAGCTAAACTAAAGGTCCTCGAGCAAGCATTAGGCCAAGGTACCGACCAGACTGTTTCGTCCCAGGAGAAGAGGAAGACCCAGCCGACCGCACTGCCAG